The Synchiropus splendidus isolate RoL2022-P1 chromosome 5, RoL_Sspl_1.0, whole genome shotgun sequence DNA window gtacacacacgcgcgcgcggctcgctgtccctgtggggacattgtgaggtttctcattgacatcaccctttccccagcctcccacacttaaccatccaaaacaccagGCTGGACTGAACctggactctgagccaaactaaCAGCCACTGATACTGACCCAGCTGTCAAACTGAGGCCTGACacagtgaggaccggccaagaCAAACTCAcccaggtcctcacaaggccagacatacacacacacagagattcGTACTACTGAAAGTTCTGTTGTAGCTCATGAACAAAGCGACGGTGAAGTAAATGGTTTTCCAGGTAGGTTAACATCGAAGCCAAAACAAGCAGtgaggagaagtggcaggtgtTGAAACGTTCtctcagcacacaaacacacgccaTTTGAATGCTTTGTCTTTTGGTCGTTACAGTATCGGGGAAAATATCAAGCTTCTCGTGGACCGACCCGATGGAACGTTTTGCTTCCGACTTCACAACAACCGTGTTTACTACATGAGGTGAGATTGAGAGAGGCCGCCTCCACGGCTGAGCTCCTGTCTGCTGTCTCGTGTCGCGTCTCCGCAGAGACGTGGGCACGAGGGGAAGCGTCTGCTTTTCACCCTGAACAGGAAATAATCCTGCTGTTTCTGCAGTGAGAAGATTCTGAAATTGGCCACCAACATTTCACGGGACAAACTGGTGTCAGTGGGTACATGTTTTGGGAAGTTTACCAAAACCAACAAGTTCCGGCTGCATGTGACGTCTCTGGATTTCCTGGCTCCTTACGCTAAGGTGAGTGCCACTGATGTGTGGTGTCTGGTCCGTTTGCACCTAACAGTTTGACTCTGTTGGTGCAAACTAAAGCTAAAGCCCCGGAGCCAAAGTAAATCatcagaatttcattcagttcAAGGTTTGGGTCAAACCTGGAGCCGAGCAGTCCTTCCTCTATGGGAACCACGTGCTGAAATCTGGACTGGGCCGGATCACGGAGAACACCATGCAGTATCAGGGAGTAGTGGTCTACTCCATGGCTGACGTTCCTCTGGTGGGTATTTTCAGGATCCGTGTCCTCTTGGTGTTCCAGTGCCGTCTTCATCTTGTCAACCTCTCCCCCTTCCTTTCATCCTCATGTCGTGCATGAGCCCTCTCCCTTTCTTTCCATCCCTAAAATTGAGTCGGTCCTCCCCGGTGGACTCATTTCTAGTCCTGTTCCTCCTCATCGCTCCCAGTGAGAACTTCACTTGAACCCAAACATCATGGCACATCTCAGCACTGGCCTGTAGAGCTTCTCACCTCACCGTAACTGCCACTCTTCTTTCACAGCTCACCCCACTCTGCCTACACTCTCCACCTCTTTTTatctgtccatcactgtctgACTGATCCCAACTATTTCTAGTGCGTGGACAGCCTCGCACCTACCTAATTCCAGGGGTGTTCATTTCCCTCCCAAGTCGGATAGGAACATGCAAAAGTACTGCTCAACACATGACAGCTGAGGATTCTTGTCTCCA harbors:
- the nip7 gene encoding 60S ribosome subunit biogenesis protein NIP7 homolog encodes the protein MRPLTEEETKTLFEKLSKYIGENIKLLVDRPDGTFCFRLHNNRVYYMSEKILKLATNISRDKLVSVGTCFGKFTKTNKFRLHVTSLDFLAPYAKFKVWVKPGAEQSFLYGNHVLKSGLGRITENTMQYQGVVVYSMADVPLGFGVAAKSTQECRRVDPMAIVVFHQADVGEFIRCEDTLT